In the genome of Arachis stenosperma cultivar V10309 chromosome 2, arast.V10309.gnm1.PFL2, whole genome shotgun sequence, the window AGGTCCCCGCGCCTGTCTCAGGGGAATTTTTCTCCCCATCCCCATCCCCACGGAAAAAATTCCCCACCATCGGGGCCCCATTTGGGACGGTCCCCGCGGGGATCCCCGCCTGCTGGGGATTTTTGACACCCCTAGATCGGTTATCTGATCGGTTTCTGATTAATCCGATTGAACCGATCGATCCGGTCCGATTTTAAAACCTTGCTATTGACTTTTATTAGAAAATACTTATGTATAGGTGACGGCTGAATAGACAATGACTGAATAGGTATTTCAATTAAAGTGTTTTCATAGTCTGAAAAGTGTAGTCTTTGTCTAagacattatttttttatttttaactacaatttttaaatatatctaaatgggtatttttttgtagtgattttttatttattattacaaTAATACAATATTATAATTAGGGGTAGGTTAATTTCACTTCACATGTGCAGAAAGTAAGATCTCATCATCGCTATTCACAAATCACTCTACTAAATTCTTTTGCTACCAACAAGGCCTTAGACCATCTCCAGTAGGGAACTCATCCCAGTTCCTGTTTATGGCCCACCTGTCATAAAAAGTAACTCCACATCAGCTTTTGCGTCATAAACAGTAAATAGGAACTCATagcatctctctcttctccattagGAGGAACTAACTTTAGTCCCTGTTGTGGTCCCacctaattaattaattaattaaaatacttgaGATTAAtgtaattcattttttttaataatataatttaaatatttaaatttaaaaataattcactattaaaagatattaatattaaataaatttatacataacaacaatacacaatatataattcgGGATTACACaaatttgtaaaattacttaatacaaaaaaaacataattaaattcTACAGTTGACGACAAGCATTGTGAAATTGCCATATGTGTTCAATCAAGTCCTCTTTCAATTGTCTATGCTGCTGCCTATTTCGAAGTTGGGCATTTCTTTGGAGAAATTGATGGTATGGTGCAAAATCTTCTTCTCCCAGCTGAGGTTGTGATAATCCATTTTCAACATCATCATACTCTAAGCCTTGAGCAAAATTTCTTGCATAAGTGTCTCTTTCATCCTCAACAATCATATTATGCAATATAATACAAGCTCTCGTTATGTtggcaagcttcttcttttccCAAAAACGAGCTGGACCACGTATAATTGCAAAGCGTGCTTGCAACACTCCGAATGCTCGTTCCACATCTTTTCTTTGCCCTTCTTGGTATTGTGCAAATAACTTGCATTTCTCCCCTTGTGGCTTTGAGATTGATTTGACAAATGTGGCCCATTCAGGATAAATACCATCTGCTACGTAGTATCCCATTGTATAATTATTACCATTAATAGTATAATTTACCTCCGGAGCACGATCATTTAGAATGTCATCAAATACTGGAGAACGATCTAACACGTTGATATCGTTGTTTGAACCAGAAACTCCAAAGAACGCATGCCATATCCAAAGGTCTGAAGATGCTACAACCTCAAGTACAATGGTTGCAACCCCACGATAACCACTCATGTACATACCTTTCCACGCCTTTGGACAATTTTTCCATTGCCAATGCATGCAGTCAATACTACCCAACATGCCAGGGAAGCCACGACCCTCCGCCATTTGTAGCAGGCGGTGTACGTCATTTGGATTGGGTTTTCGCAAGTATTCATCCTGGAACACAGAAATGACACCTTCAACAAATTTTTCCAAGCATTCAATTGTAGTGCTCTCGCCTATGCGCACATAATCATCAACAGCATCAGCTGCTACGCCGTATGCTAACATCCGTATCGCAGCGGTACATTT includes:
- the LOC130961204 gene encoding uncharacterized protein LOC130961204 → MAKNFDDMFNEALYGKRRRQDNTLIDNWIDEYLLEDSEEEDIDRSPIPITRRWINRDREAGHDRLFQDYFADEPVYNANIFRRRFRMRRDVFLRIVDALSNVYPYFHQRVDATGRRGLSPLQKCTAAIRMLAYGVAADAVDDYVRIGESTTIECLEKFVEGVISVFQDEYLRKPNPNDVHRLLQMAEGRGFPGMLGSIDCMHWQWKNCPKAWKGMYMSGYRGVATIVLEVVASSDLWIWHAFFGVSGSNNDINVLDRSPVFDDILNDRAPEVNYTINGNNYTMGYYVADGIYPEWATFVKSISKPQGEKCKLFAQYQEGQRKDVERAFGVLQARFAIIRGPARFWEKKKLANITRACIILHNMIVEDERDTYARNFAQGLEYDDVENGLSQPQLGEEDFAPYHQFLQRNAQLRNRQQHRQLKEDLIEHIWWAINRNWDEFPTGDGLRPWRWGMGPRGKRGKYGERGWGQLFPMTGNGAGTGINSGGGDGE